A genomic segment from Propionibacteriaceae bacterium ZF39 encodes:
- a CDS encoding ComEC/Rec2 family competence protein, with translation MRASGGAGPTDTAQRQSHRDLRLLPVAGAAWAGAWAGTDAGLFPAAIALGSAVVGLAVVHVLVGRTTTRLIALATALTLVVVLGLSLVRTQQQADSPLAEWAGERALVDIEFTVRGDPRASATARFGSRTITAVAEVAVVEGRGEAFRVRQQVVVMGSGDNGRELARLVVGTTARASVRLAPTDRPGPAVAIASLRSPPEVVIEPSRAAMAIEAVRAGLRSSVADLPEGQRGLVPALVVGDTSQQTDAVVETFRTTGLTHLTAVSGANLTLLLAFLLTAARWVGVRGRWLYLVGLLGVVVFIALCRTEPSVLRASAMGLVALAALGGHAASGKGARHLAVAVIVLVLIDPWLGRSIGFALSVLASGGIIGWSAMWRDRMAWLPTPVAEAVTVPLAAQLATQPVVTAISGEISVVGLVTNALAGPFVGPATVLGFATAGLSVVVLPVAEFTGWLAGWCAQAIIWIAQAGAALPGAAWRWPAGAVGLVVIGAGCVLGLLAGARILSSRWLSLLVASALVALVAQPQVTPGWPPGQWRVVACDVGQGSATVLRAGDGQAVVVDTGPDPAALARCLDQLGVRVVPMLVLTHYHADHIDGRAAVLGRLPVGLVLVSPLASPASTAAAIAGEAAGAGVPVVNARPGQRLQVGEVRWVTVGPVSVPRVVEAAGTVESAAENDSSVVALAEIDGTRVLLTGDVEPTGQREIVRSGVDLRADVLTVPHHGSGRQDEGFIRAAGPGIALVSAGEKNDYGHPAAKTLRLLEAAGRQTVRTDQQGSLSVGGTAHGPVLVVQR, from the coding sequence ATGCGCGCGTCGGGCGGTGCCGGGCCCACCGACACTGCGCAGCGGCAGTCCCACCGCGATCTCCGTTTGCTCCCTGTCGCAGGCGCCGCCTGGGCAGGGGCTTGGGCGGGAACCGATGCCGGCCTGTTCCCGGCAGCCATCGCACTGGGGTCCGCTGTCGTCGGTCTCGCGGTGGTCCACGTGCTCGTCGGCCGGACCACCACCCGCCTGATCGCTCTCGCCACCGCGTTGACGCTGGTGGTCGTGCTGGGATTGTCATTGGTGCGGACCCAGCAGCAGGCTGACTCGCCCCTGGCCGAGTGGGCCGGCGAGCGTGCCCTGGTCGACATCGAATTCACGGTCCGGGGTGATCCGCGGGCGAGTGCCACTGCACGATTCGGCAGCCGGACGATCACCGCCGTCGCCGAGGTCGCCGTGGTCGAGGGGCGGGGCGAGGCGTTCCGCGTACGCCAGCAGGTCGTCGTCATGGGCAGCGGCGACAACGGCCGAGAGCTTGCTCGACTCGTCGTCGGAACCACTGCTCGGGCGTCGGTGAGACTCGCGCCCACTGATCGCCCCGGGCCGGCGGTCGCGATCGCGTCTCTGCGGTCGCCACCGGAGGTGGTGATCGAACCGAGCCGGGCCGCGATGGCGATCGAAGCCGTTCGGGCGGGCCTGCGCAGCTCTGTTGCGGACCTGCCCGAGGGGCAGCGGGGGCTCGTCCCGGCTCTCGTGGTGGGTGATACGTCGCAGCAGACGGACGCCGTGGTCGAAACCTTCCGCACGACCGGACTCACGCACCTGACCGCCGTTTCGGGCGCCAACCTGACTTTGTTGTTGGCGTTCCTGTTGACTGCGGCGCGGTGGGTGGGGGTGCGGGGTCGGTGGCTGTATCTGGTGGGGCTGCTCGGGGTGGTCGTGTTCATCGCTTTGTGCCGGACGGAACCGAGTGTGCTGCGGGCGTCGGCGATGGGGTTGGTGGCTCTGGCGGCGCTGGGTGGTCATGCGGCCTCGGGGAAGGGGGCGCGGCATCTGGCGGTGGCCGTGATTGTGCTGGTGTTGATCGATCCGTGGCTGGGGCGGTCGATCGGGTTCGCGTTGTCGGTGCTGGCGTCGGGCGGGATCATCGGCTGGTCGGCGATGTGGCGGGATCGGATGGCGTGGTTGCCGACGCCGGTCGCGGAGGCGGTGACGGTGCCGTTGGCGGCTCAGCTGGCGACCCAGCCGGTGGTGACGGCGATCTCGGGGGAGATCTCGGTCGTCGGGTTGGTGACGAATGCGCTGGCCGGTCCTTTCGTCGGGCCGGCGACGGTGCTCGGGTTCGCGACGGCGGGGTTGTCTGTTGTCGTGTTGCCGGTGGCCGAGTTCACGGGGTGGTTGGCCGGGTGGTGTGCGCAGGCGATCATCTGGATCGCTCAGGCAGGAGCGGCGTTGCCGGGCGCCGCGTGGCGGTGGCCGGCCGGGGCGGTGGGATTGGTGGTGATCGGGGCCGGGTGTGTTCTCGGGCTGCTGGCTGGGGCGCGGATTCTGTCCTCGCGGTGGTTGTCGCTTCTGGTGGCGTCGGCGTTGGTGGCCCTGGTCGCTCAGCCGCAGGTCACGCCCGGGTGGCCGCCTGGCCAGTGGCGGGTGGTGGCGTGCGATGTGGGGCAGGGCAGTGCCACGGTCCTCCGAGCCGGTGACGGGCAGGCGGTGGTCGTGGACACGGGTCCAGATCCGGCGGCGTTGGCGCGGTGTCTGGATCAGCTGGGCGTACGCGTGGTGCCCATGCTGGTGTTGACGCACTACCACGCGGATCACATCGATGGCCGGGCCGCAGTGCTCGGGCGTTTGCCGGTGGGGTTGGTGTTGGTGTCGCCACTGGCGTCGCCCGCTTCGACTGCGGCGGCGATTGCGGGTGAGGCCGCGGGGGCGGGCGTACCCGTCGTCAACGCGAGACCTGGGCAGCGGTTGCAGGTCGGCGAGGTGCGGTGGGTGACGGTGGGGCCGGTGTCGGTGCCGCGAGTGGTGGAGGCGGCGGGCACGGTCGAGTCGGCTGCGGAGAATGACTCCAGCGTGGTGGCGCTGGCCGAGATCGACGGTACGCGGGTGTTGTTGACCGGTGATGTCGAGCCGACGGGGCAGCGGGAGATCGTGCGGTCGGGGGTGGACCTGCGGGCGGATGTGTTGACCGTTCCCCACCATGGGTCCGGACGGCAGGACGAGGGCTTCATCCGGGCCGCGGGACCCGGGATCGCCTTGGTGAGCGCGGGGGAGAAGAACGACTACGGCCACCCGGCGGCCAAGACGCTGCGACTGCTCGAGGCTGCGGGACGGCAGACGGTGAGGACCGACCAGCAGGGATCCCTGTCGGTCGGCGGCACCGCGCACGGGCCAGTGCTCGTCGTGCAGCGTTGA
- a CDS encoding FAD-dependent monooxygenase, with the protein MLAGDAAHLTNPTNGFGLVSGILDSVVLAEALAAVVNGAADEAVLDQYAQDRRWAFSEVASPSSVETKRLVFHSTDPARREADLEVLRRKAEDPALAREHFMLGHRLRTPSVVPA; encoded by the coding sequence CTGCTCGCGGGCGACGCTGCTCACCTGACCAATCCGACGAATGGATTTGGGTTGGTATCCGGAATCCTCGACTCGGTGGTGCTGGCCGAAGCCCTGGCTGCGGTCGTCAACGGCGCCGCTGACGAGGCAGTTCTTGACCAGTACGCCCAGGACCGACGATGGGCATTCTCCGAAGTCGCTTCCCCGTCGTCGGTCGAGACGAAGCGACTTGTCTTCCACTCCACCGATCCGGCGCGACGCGAGGCAGATCTCGAAGTCCTGCGCAGGAAGGCCGAGGACCCGGCATTGGCCCGTGAGCATTTCATGCTGGGGCATCGGCTGCGGACGCCCTCGGTGGTTCCGGCGTAG
- a CDS encoding endonuclease/exonuclease/phosphatase family protein produces MRISVHRGFLAGLLILLALALSGGALAALALGISPRLQLLSTRTVQAASFVHLGLVGWIGGMLTIVLAARLVRRPGLAALALPLALGALWQATWIVPYYTTNTVAHRTPLTVATINVQDGRADLDGLTAQLQTADVIVIVEHTDAARERLADRGLTESHPHAVHVGNGVGGTSIYSRLPLEDLGAGPTVFGSPVVRLDHPDGPLTLIAAHPVNPMGGAELWAEDAAALRAVILAHADGPVVVAGDLNAIDRHATMRPLLTTDGFRSTADLTGAGFPRTWPTREHGPFPVLGIDYVLVNAPLTAVSHRTFTVTGTDHVGIIAQVALRA; encoded by the coding sequence GTGCGCATCTCCGTTCACCGCGGGTTCCTGGCCGGGCTCCTGATCCTTCTGGCCCTCGCTCTGTCCGGCGGAGCCCTGGCAGCGCTGGCTCTGGGGATCTCGCCTCGCCTCCAGCTCCTGTCCACCCGAACGGTCCAGGCCGCGTCGTTCGTCCACCTCGGTCTGGTCGGGTGGATCGGCGGAATGCTGACGATCGTTCTCGCAGCTCGATTGGTACGCCGACCCGGGCTTGCCGCGCTGGCACTCCCTCTTGCCCTCGGAGCGCTGTGGCAGGCCACCTGGATCGTGCCGTATTACACGACGAACACCGTCGCCCACCGGACTCCGCTGACAGTAGCCACGATCAACGTCCAGGACGGTCGCGCCGACCTCGATGGGTTGACGGCACAGCTCCAAACAGCCGATGTGATCGTCATCGTCGAACACACGGACGCTGCGCGCGAGAGACTTGCCGATCGAGGCCTGACCGAGAGCCATCCTCACGCCGTCCATGTCGGCAACGGCGTCGGCGGCACCTCGATCTATTCGCGCCTCCCACTCGAAGACCTCGGGGCCGGACCAACGGTCTTCGGGTCACCGGTCGTGCGGCTCGATCATCCGGATGGGCCCCTCACGCTGATCGCGGCGCACCCCGTCAATCCGATGGGCGGTGCCGAGCTCTGGGCGGAGGATGCGGCTGCGCTCCGCGCCGTGATCCTCGCCCATGCCGATGGTCCCGTCGTCGTGGCGGGCGATCTCAACGCCATCGATCGCCACGCCACCATGCGGCCGCTGTTGACCACGGACGGGTTCCGCTCGACGGCAGACCTGACCGGTGCCGGCTTCCCGCGCACCTGGCCCACCCGCGAGCACGGTCCGTTCCCCGTGCTCGGCATCGACTATGTGCTGGTCAATGCCCCGCTGACGGCAGTGAGCCATCGCACGTTCACGGTGACCGGGACCGACCACGTCGGGATCATCGCGCAGGTCGCCCTGCGCGCCTGA
- a CDS encoding ComEA family DNA-binding protein: MGRNARANSVLTDYVRDRLDRAVLPIPEGEQHESEVLTVVRPRPGLGRDADPIVDSDLFEDDRATVEGRDERPVPVPRAWFTRKHLTVVGIILALGILLAGYALTRARAVPVAMPVPVVAEAGSTPAAPPATTPMETPPPTATIRVHVVGEVVRPGVHQLTAGSRVADAIEAAGGLGPQARPGELNLARELLDGQQLVVGGPNRASEVRGGDEGAGSTGNSAAGGGVAGTPAKVNLNTATAAQLDALPGVGPVTAEKIIAWRAQHGKFTRIEELQEVPGIGPKSFAEIAPHVTV; the protein is encoded by the coding sequence ATGGGGCGAAATGCGAGAGCCAATTCGGTTCTGACCGACTATGTCCGCGACCGGCTCGATCGGGCCGTGCTGCCGATCCCGGAAGGCGAGCAACACGAGAGCGAAGTTCTCACTGTGGTCCGTCCGCGGCCGGGACTCGGGCGTGACGCGGACCCGATCGTCGATTCGGATCTGTTCGAGGACGATCGGGCGACGGTCGAGGGCCGTGACGAGCGGCCAGTGCCCGTGCCGCGGGCCTGGTTCACGCGCAAACACCTGACGGTCGTGGGCATCATCCTGGCCCTGGGCATCCTCCTGGCCGGCTATGCCCTGACCCGGGCGCGTGCTGTCCCGGTCGCGATGCCGGTGCCGGTGGTGGCGGAGGCGGGGAGTACGCCGGCCGCGCCACCCGCGACCACGCCGATGGAGACCCCGCCGCCCACCGCCACCATCCGGGTGCATGTCGTCGGGGAAGTGGTGCGCCCCGGGGTGCACCAGCTCACTGCGGGGTCCCGGGTCGCCGATGCCATCGAGGCGGCCGGGGGACTCGGCCCCCAGGCCCGACCCGGAGAACTCAATCTCGCGCGGGAGCTGCTCGACGGCCAGCAGCTGGTCGTCGGCGGACCGAATCGTGCGAGCGAGGTCCGGGGCGGAGACGAGGGCGCAGGGTCCACGGGAAACAGCGCAGCCGGTGGAGGAGTGGCCGGGACTCCTGCCAAGGTCAACCTCAACACCGCGACCGCTGCCCAGCTTGATGCGCTTCCGGGTGTTGGTCCGGTCACCGCCGAGAAGATCATTGCCTGGCGTGCCCAACACGGGAAATTCACCCGCATCGAGGAACTGCAGGAGGTTCCGGGCATCGGGCCCAAGTCGTTTGCCGAGATCGCTCCCCATGTCACTGTGTGA
- a CDS encoding IS256 family transposase, protein MTMTKEHEDSVEPEARKLRRELFGEELLDQLMASVGERGVALTGEGGFLPEMIKAVLERGLQAELTEHLGYDKGDRAGHGSGNSRNGTSPKTVATEVGDLRLDQPRDRNSTFASALIPKGARRLGGLDEIIISLYAGGMTIRDIQHHLESTLGTELSHETISKITDAVADEVLTWQNRPLESFYPVIYLDALVVKIRDGAHVTNRHAHIAVGVDPDGVKHVLGIWVQANEGAKFWASVCAQLANRGVKDVLIVCCDGLTGFPEAIEATWPLAAVQTCVVHLIRASMRFVSYTDRKPVAAALKPIYTAANEDAALMAFTAFADSTWGKKYPAAVATWENAWDRFIPFLAFGPALRKVIYTTNSIESLNYQLRKVIKNRGHFPNDAAAVKLLWLAIRNIEDKRARERAKEAGVPKGKRKAPGKLVEGATIQGWKAALGELALVYPDRMNQYL, encoded by the coding sequence ATGACCATGACGAAAGAGCACGAGGACTCGGTGGAGCCGGAGGCCCGCAAGTTGCGGCGGGAGTTGTTCGGTGAGGAGTTGTTGGATCAGTTGATGGCCTCGGTCGGTGAGCGCGGGGTCGCGTTGACCGGCGAGGGCGGGTTCTTGCCCGAGATGATCAAGGCCGTGCTGGAGCGGGGCCTTCAGGCGGAGCTGACCGAGCATCTCGGCTACGACAAGGGCGACCGGGCCGGACATGGCAGTGGGAACTCCCGGAACGGGACCAGCCCGAAAACGGTCGCGACCGAGGTTGGTGATCTGCGGCTGGACCAGCCGCGGGACCGTAACTCCACGTTCGCCTCGGCGTTGATCCCGAAGGGCGCGCGTCGTCTGGGCGGGCTGGATGAGATCATCATCTCGTTGTATGCCGGCGGGATGACGATCCGCGATATTCAGCATCATCTGGAATCGACCCTGGGCACGGAGTTGTCCCACGAGACGATTTCGAAGATCACCGACGCGGTCGCCGATGAGGTCCTCACCTGGCAGAACCGGCCGCTGGAGTCGTTCTACCCGGTCATCTATCTCGACGCGCTGGTGGTGAAGATCCGTGACGGCGCCCACGTCACCAACCGCCATGCCCATATCGCGGTCGGGGTCGACCCCGACGGGGTCAAACACGTCCTCGGGATCTGGGTCCAGGCGAATGAGGGCGCGAAGTTCTGGGCCTCGGTCTGTGCCCAGCTCGCGAACCGCGGCGTGAAGGACGTGCTGATCGTGTGCTGTGACGGGCTCACCGGCTTCCCCGAGGCGATCGAGGCGACCTGGCCCCTGGCAGCCGTGCAAACGTGTGTGGTGCATCTGATCCGGGCGTCGATGCGGTTCGTGTCCTACACCGACCGCAAGCCCGTCGCGGCCGCGTTGAAGCCGATCTACACCGCCGCGAACGAGGACGCCGCGCTGATGGCGTTCACCGCGTTTGCGGACTCGACCTGGGGCAAGAAATACCCCGCCGCAGTCGCGACCTGGGAGAACGCGTGGGACCGGTTCATCCCGTTCCTGGCGTTCGGCCCCGCACTGCGGAAGGTGATCTACACGACCAACAGCATCGAATCGCTGAACTACCAACTACGGAAAGTGATCAAGAACCGTGGCCATTTCCCCAACGACGCCGCGGCGGTGAAACTGCTCTGGCTGGCGATCCGCAACATCGAAGACAAACGCGCCCGTGAGCGGGCCAAGGAAGCCGGTGTCCCCAAAGGCAAACGCAAAGCACCCGGCAAACTCGTCGAAGGCGCGACCATCCAGGGCTGGAAAGCCGCCCTCGGCGAACTCGCCCTCGTCTACCCCGACCGCATGAACCAATACCTATAA
- a CDS encoding helix-turn-helix domain-containing protein, whose translation MSNLGPRPVADPALRLSAARGAVLAFVVEAGRPVTVQEVALSSGQHVNTVREHLEALVEAGLATRQSKPPSGRGRPAIAYAAEAESSPLRGNKEYVALVDALVAHIKDTSPDVLADADAVGRRWAADTPQGETVQEMLTRMGFDPVLESTNTLLLRTCPVLAAAKRNPDVVCAMHLGMLRTVHGENVELEPFVPNGCLLHLSPANQA comes from the coding sequence GTGTCAAATCTTGGCCCCCGGCCTGTCGCCGACCCCGCGTTGAGGCTGTCTGCCGCGCGTGGGGCTGTTCTGGCGTTCGTGGTCGAAGCCGGCAGGCCGGTCACGGTGCAGGAAGTCGCGCTCAGCAGTGGGCAGCATGTGAACACCGTTCGCGAGCATCTGGAGGCTCTCGTCGAGGCCGGTCTGGCCACGCGTCAGTCGAAGCCCCCGTCCGGTCGGGGCCGGCCGGCGATTGCGTACGCCGCAGAGGCGGAGAGCTCGCCCCTTCGCGGCAACAAGGAATACGTCGCTCTGGTCGATGCCCTCGTCGCGCACATCAAGGACACCTCGCCCGACGTGCTCGCCGATGCCGATGCGGTGGGCCGCCGCTGGGCGGCGGACACGCCGCAGGGCGAAACAGTCCAGGAAATGTTGACCCGGATGGGGTTCGACCCGGTGCTGGAATCGACCAACACCCTGCTCCTGCGGACCTGTCCCGTGCTCGCCGCGGCCAAGCGCAATCCCGACGTGGTGTGTGCGATGCACCTCGGCATGCTCCGCACTGTTCACGGGGAGAACGTCGAGCTGGAGCCGTTCGTGCCGAACGGGTGCCTGTTGCATCTGTCGCCCGCGAATCAGGCGTGA
- the leuS gene encoding leucine--tRNA ligase, whose protein sequence is MSEQARDRKPYDPAAAQERWQAFWESDQTFKALDDGSKERRYVLDMFPYPSGDLHMGHAEAFVMGDVVARYWRLKGYDVLHPIGWDSFGLPAENAAIKRDAHPAEWTYANIETQARSFRRYGLSFDWSTRLHTSDTDYYRWTQWLFLRFFERGLAYRKNSFVNWCPSCQTVLANEQVVQGACERCGTTVTKRQLNQWYFRITDYADRLLDDMKQLEGQWPDRVLAMQRNWIGRSEGAYVDFEIEGREQPVTVFTTRPDTLFGATFFVVAPEAELAGEIVAEEQRADFEAYLEKTKQATEIERQSTERPKTGVFLGVHAVNPVNGERIPVYAADYVLADYGTGAVMAVPAHDQRDLDFAKAHDLPVRMVVDTGDADPAETFVATAGDGTYVNSGLLDGLSDKVSGVSRIIDQLEVDGRGKRAITFRLRDWLLSRQRFWGVPIPIIHCPSCGEVPVPDDQLPVELPDLRGAALKPKGTSPLAGPEATAWREVECPTCGGRAERDTDTMDTFVDSSWYFFRYCSPGYDGGPFDPEDVRRWMPVEQYVGGVEHAILHLLYMRFFTKVLHDMGMVDFVEPMRRLMNQGQVINQGKAMSKSLGNGVDLGAQIDQFGVDAIRTTVVFAGPPEDDIDWADMSPTATVRFLQRALRVAQDVTSEPGTDPAGGDLALRRATHKSVADLGDLLDSHRFNVAVARLMELVNATRKTIDAGAGPADPAVREAAEAITVGLSLFAPYLAEDMWETLGHQPSVANAAWPTVDPSLLVTESVTCVVQVKGKVRAKLEVSPEATEEELKELALADANVQRSLDGKEIRQIIVRAPRLVSIVPA, encoded by the coding sequence TTGAGCGAGCAGGCCCGCGATCGCAAGCCGTATGACCCCGCAGCCGCGCAGGAGCGCTGGCAGGCGTTCTGGGAGTCCGACCAGACCTTCAAGGCCCTTGACGACGGGTCGAAGGAGCGGCGCTATGTCCTCGACATGTTCCCGTATCCGTCGGGCGACCTGCACATGGGCCATGCCGAGGCGTTCGTCATGGGTGACGTGGTGGCGCGCTATTGGCGGCTGAAGGGCTATGACGTCCTGCACCCGATCGGCTGGGACTCGTTCGGCCTGCCGGCCGAGAACGCTGCGATCAAGCGTGATGCGCATCCGGCGGAGTGGACGTACGCCAACATCGAGACCCAGGCGCGATCCTTCCGGCGCTACGGCCTGAGCTTCGACTGGTCGACGCGCCTGCACACGTCCGACACCGATTACTACCGGTGGACCCAGTGGCTGTTCCTGCGCTTCTTCGAGCGTGGGCTGGCGTACCGGAAGAATTCGTTCGTCAACTGGTGCCCGAGCTGCCAGACCGTGCTCGCCAACGAGCAGGTCGTGCAGGGCGCGTGCGAGCGGTGCGGGACGACCGTGACCAAGCGCCAGCTGAACCAGTGGTATTTCCGGATCACCGACTATGCCGACCGCCTGCTCGACGACATGAAGCAGCTCGAGGGCCAGTGGCCCGATCGCGTCCTGGCGATGCAGCGCAACTGGATCGGGCGCTCCGAGGGGGCGTACGTCGATTTCGAGATCGAGGGCCGCGAGCAGCCGGTCACGGTCTTCACAACCCGTCCGGACACGCTGTTCGGGGCGACGTTCTTCGTGGTCGCGCCCGAAGCGGAACTCGCCGGCGAGATCGTGGCGGAGGAGCAGCGGGCCGACTTCGAGGCCTACCTCGAGAAGACCAAGCAGGCTACCGAGATCGAACGTCAGTCGACCGAGCGCCCCAAGACCGGTGTGTTCCTGGGCGTGCATGCGGTCAACCCGGTCAACGGGGAGCGCATCCCGGTCTATGCCGCCGACTATGTCCTGGCCGACTACGGCACCGGTGCGGTCATGGCCGTGCCGGCGCACGACCAGCGCGATCTGGACTTCGCGAAGGCGCATGACCTGCCGGTGCGGATGGTGGTCGACACCGGTGATGCCGACCCGGCCGAGACCTTCGTCGCGACCGCCGGTGATGGCACCTATGTGAACTCCGGGCTGCTGGACGGCCTGAGCGACAAGGTGTCCGGTGTCAGCCGCATCATCGATCAGCTAGAGGTGGACGGGCGAGGCAAGCGGGCGATCACGTTCCGCCTGCGCGACTGGCTCCTGAGCCGCCAGCGCTTCTGGGGCGTACCCATCCCGATCATCCACTGCCCGAGCTGTGGCGAGGTGCCGGTTCCCGATGACCAGCTTCCGGTCGAACTGCCCGACCTGCGCGGTGCGGCGCTGAAGCCGAAGGGGACCTCGCCGCTGGCCGGCCCCGAGGCCACCGCGTGGCGCGAGGTCGAGTGCCCGACGTGTGGCGGCAGGGCCGAGCGCGACACCGACACGATGGACACGTTCGTCGACTCGTCGTGGTATTTCTTCCGCTATTGCTCGCCGGGCTATGACGGGGGTCCGTTCGATCCCGAGGACGTCCGCCGCTGGATGCCGGTGGAGCAGTATGTCGGTGGCGTCGAGCACGCGATCCTGCACCTGCTGTATATGCGCTTCTTCACCAAGGTGCTGCACGACATGGGGATGGTCGACTTCGTCGAACCCATGCGGCGCCTGATGAACCAGGGCCAGGTGATCAACCAGGGCAAGGCGATGTCGAAGTCGCTCGGCAACGGTGTGGACCTGGGGGCCCAGATCGACCAGTTCGGCGTCGACGCGATTCGCACCACGGTGGTGTTCGCCGGACCGCCCGAGGACGACATCGACTGGGCGGACATGTCGCCGACCGCGACCGTGCGCTTCCTGCAGCGCGCCCTGCGCGTGGCCCAGGATGTCACGAGTGAGCCCGGGACCGACCCGGCCGGGGGCGATCTGGCGTTGCGTCGGGCGACTCACAAGAGCGTCGCCGACCTGGGTGACCTGCTCGACTCGCATCGGTTCAATGTCGCCGTGGCGCGCCTGATGGAGCTGGTCAATGCGACCCGCAAGACCATCGACGCCGGGGCCGGTCCGGCTGACCCCGCAGTACGCGAGGCCGCTGAGGCGATCACCGTGGGGCTGAGCCTGTTCGCGCCCTACCTGGCCGAGGACATGTGGGAGACCCTGGGACACCAGCCCTCGGTCGCGAATGCCGCCTGGCCGACCGTCGACCCGTCGCTGCTGGTGACCGAGTCGGTCACCTGCGTCGTGCAGGTCAAGGGCAAGGTGCGCGCCAAGCTCGAGGTTTCGCCCGAGGCGACCGAGGAGGAGCTCAAGGAACTCGCGCTCGCCGATGCGAACGTGCAGCGTTCGCTCGACGGCAAGGAGATCCGCCAGATCATCGTGCGCGCACCGCGCCTGGTGAGCATCGTTCCGGCCTGA
- a CDS encoding FAD-dependent oxidoreductase, whose translation MTTIKHVAIVGSGVGGFATVQALRAHGFDGLISLIDPEGEAYDRPPLSKGFLAGTMTAEEMAFVPSEWYSEHNVEVVPEFVHMLRPREKALVLRSSSVIRADRIVLANGGHARRPVVAGLDDPGIEYLRTAVDSIRLRERLTPGARLVVLGAGLIGAEVASTATGLGAEVTLIDPVAVPLVSAIGVQLATLAHGMHEAHGVRTVCAHPERVERDGALYRVITMGSHGDEVVHEADVVLVAAGLVPAVDLARTGSLVIDDGVLVDAAMRSSVAEIYAIGDVARRRPAGNVAFRRTEQGDAAIHDGQTAAADITGTTPPRPAAHWFWSDRYGVRLEGTGSMADPDGVVTRERPGLMPVEFNLGSHGKLLGAAGIDAGKEIRAARKLIDSGRSVTAEQLADATVDLKKIK comes from the coding sequence ATGACCACCATCAAGCACGTCGCCATCGTCGGCAGCGGCGTCGGCGGATTCGCCACCGTGCAGGCGCTCCGGGCCCACGGGTTCGATGGGCTGATCAGCCTGATCGACCCGGAGGGTGAGGCCTATGACAGGCCGCCTCTCAGTAAGGGCTTCCTGGCGGGAACCATGACGGCCGAGGAGATGGCATTCGTCCCCTCGGAGTGGTATTCGGAGCACAACGTCGAAGTCGTGCCCGAGTTCGTCCACATGCTGAGGCCGCGCGAGAAGGCGTTGGTCCTGCGGTCGAGTTCGGTCATCAGGGCTGATCGCATCGTGCTCGCGAACGGCGGGCACGCCCGGCGGCCTGTCGTGGCAGGGCTTGACGACCCTGGTATCGAGTATCTGCGAACGGCCGTCGACTCGATCAGGTTGCGGGAACGTCTGACGCCCGGAGCTCGCCTCGTCGTGCTGGGTGCGGGGCTGATCGGGGCCGAAGTGGCCTCGACTGCCACGGGACTGGGCGCAGAGGTCACCCTGATCGACCCGGTCGCCGTGCCCCTGGTGTCGGCGATCGGCGTGCAACTCGCCACGCTGGCCCACGGCATGCATGAAGCGCATGGCGTACGCACGGTCTGTGCCCATCCCGAGCGCGTCGAACGGGATGGCGCGCTCTATCGCGTCATCACGATGGGCAGTCACGGCGACGAGGTCGTCCACGAGGCCGACGTGGTGCTCGTGGCCGCAGGCCTGGTGCCGGCCGTGGATCTGGCCCGGACGGGCTCGCTTGTGATCGACGACGGCGTGCTGGTCGACGCGGCAATGCGCTCGTCAGTCGCCGAGATCTATGCGATCGGCGATGTGGCGCGCCGCCGTCCTGCGGGCAACGTCGCCTTCCGTCGCACGGAGCAGGGGGATGCCGCTATCCACGACGGCCAGACCGCGGCGGCGGACATCACCGGGACGACCCCGCCACGGCCCGCGGCCCACTGGTTCTGGTCCGATCGCTATGGCGTACGCCTTGAGGGGACCGGGTCAATGGCCGATCCGGACGGGGTGGTGACACGTGAGCGGCCCGGATTGATGCCGGTGGAGTTCAATCTCGGTTCGCACGGGAAGCTGCTCGGGGCCGCCGGCATCGATGCAGGCAAGGAGATCCGGGCCGCGAGAAAGCTGATCGATTCCGGGCGCTCCGTGACGGCCGAACAGCTGGCCGACGCCACCGTTGACCTGAAAAAGATCAAGTAG